In Leisingera methylohalidivorans DSM 14336, a single genomic region encodes these proteins:
- a CDS encoding DUF6362 family protein — translation MGEWTTTRVEDRLESAADVFHTLPGVMPQGFFNAWPEYFHSFADKVGQEPQMRRPRPGPRQITEAEEALLWLRWLERDDARIVWLRAERTAWKPICWEMGLSRTAATKRWQFGLAVITWRLHGRVPPARRSQQFVIENANRLSRKIVL, via the coding sequence ATGGGTGAATGGACAACCACACGCGTGGAGGACCGGCTGGAGAGTGCGGCCGACGTCTTCCACACCTTGCCCGGCGTCATGCCGCAGGGTTTCTTCAACGCCTGGCCCGAGTATTTCCACAGCTTCGCGGACAAGGTCGGTCAGGAGCCGCAGATGCGGCGGCCCCGGCCGGGTCCGCGCCAGATCACCGAAGCCGAGGAGGCGTTGCTCTGGCTGCGCTGGCTGGAGCGGGATGATGCCCGGATCGTCTGGTTGCGTGCCGAACGCACCGCGTGGAAGCCGATCTGCTGGGAGATGGGGCTGAGCCGGACCGCAGCGACCAAGCGCTGGCAATTCGGCCTCGCAGTGATCACTTGGCGGCTGCATGGGCGCGTGCCTCCGGCCCGGCGTTCGCAGCAGTTCGTCATCGAAAACGCCAATCGCCTGTCAAGAAAAATCGTCCTGTGA
- a CDS encoding AAA family ATPase, producing the protein MTDEPTDPDQDTAMRDDTTPDEPKENIVHFNPWRDFNDAAPQIDVFGDEPDSEQIAQFMQVVFGYCDGLIPVRSFIDKGQGIDGRPHNIWLEADQAAPEKMATFATWASREGAAVYVIPGTVAAPGQAKAAEILQMQTVVVDLDTGDIAAKRAHLERHLGAPTMVVESGGVTPEGQRKAHVWWALTEPAEGDDIRRVCGLRGDIAAKVGGDMHFRSAHQPIRVAGSVYYKNSLKTQVRIVELNAAYERDLAEFFEAVTDMPPAPGVSLQPEFTHPDKPAMDDVLVTPVREGAQDDWSRFEGASAAIGHFIRMVHEGRMTKDEGWEGICGYNAAMLRPQWPVERLKRESERLWNRHVEKYGPPLIRLDTGAPGPVEMPAFTLGALLDDQSPMPEDIIAPRVLTPGGLLVLGGAPKVGKSDLLISWLVHMAAGVPFLGFTPPRPLRIFYLQAEIQYHYLRERLMQIALPPEVLAAARDTFVATPKLKMLLDSEGSVRVARAVQTAFPDAPVDILCVDPIRNLFDGGPDGGGENDNTAMMFFLKERIEVLRDHIDPDCGVILIHHTKKLSKQQVKDDPFLALSGASALRGFYTSGLILHRPDEDAPERKLEIELRNGPALPPKLIDKVGGQWVEINPMNERLVRKEAGAKHDAERDRKRDVILSILIDEAADGKLYTSTQFREAFENQRGLGSQFTIRDRINVLATKGHIRFLRDGTQFGHSVVRSRFGYLCAEGMVFGRKGRIDPETGEVLDSVIPVVPSHYKSPSNGQCMDLADPSDWSIQEGENA; encoded by the coding sequence ATGACCGACGAGCCCACCGACCCTGACCAGGACACAGCCATGCGCGACGACACAACGCCCGATGAGCCCAAGGAAAACATCGTCCACTTCAATCCATGGCGCGACTTCAACGACGCGGCTCCGCAAATTGATGTGTTCGGTGACGAGCCTGATTCCGAGCAGATCGCCCAGTTCATGCAAGTCGTCTTTGGATACTGCGACGGGCTGATCCCGGTCCGCAGTTTCATCGACAAGGGCCAGGGCATCGATGGCCGCCCGCACAACATCTGGCTGGAGGCGGATCAGGCCGCGCCCGAAAAGATGGCGACCTTCGCCACATGGGCGTCGCGGGAGGGCGCAGCTGTCTATGTGATCCCCGGCACCGTGGCCGCGCCCGGTCAGGCCAAGGCTGCGGAAATCCTGCAGATGCAGACCGTCGTGGTCGACCTGGACACCGGCGATATCGCGGCCAAGCGCGCCCATCTCGAGCGCCACCTCGGCGCGCCAACCATGGTGGTAGAGAGCGGTGGCGTGACACCCGAAGGGCAGCGGAAAGCGCACGTCTGGTGGGCGCTGACCGAGCCCGCCGAGGGCGATGACATTCGCCGTGTCTGCGGTCTGCGCGGTGACATCGCGGCCAAGGTTGGCGGCGACATGCATTTCCGCTCGGCGCACCAGCCGATCCGCGTGGCGGGTTCGGTCTATTACAAGAACAGCTTGAAAACGCAGGTGCGTATTGTCGAGCTGAACGCCGCCTACGAGCGTGATCTGGCCGAGTTCTTCGAGGCCGTGACCGACATGCCACCCGCTCCAGGCGTGTCCCTGCAGCCCGAATTCACCCATCCCGATAAGCCCGCCATGGACGATGTGCTGGTGACCCCGGTGCGCGAGGGGGCACAGGACGACTGGTCCCGTTTCGAGGGCGCATCCGCCGCGATCGGCCATTTCATCCGCATGGTCCACGAGGGCCGTATGACCAAGGACGAAGGCTGGGAAGGCATCTGCGGCTACAACGCCGCGATGCTGCGCCCACAGTGGCCGGTCGAACGGTTGAAGCGCGAGTCCGAACGGCTCTGGAACCGGCATGTCGAGAAATACGGCCCGCCGCTGATCCGGCTGGACACCGGCGCACCGGGACCGGTCGAGATGCCAGCCTTCACGTTGGGCGCGCTTTTGGACGATCAGAGCCCGATGCCGGAGGACATCATCGCACCGCGGGTGCTGACGCCAGGCGGGCTGCTGGTGCTGGGTGGTGCGCCGAAGGTCGGCAAGAGCGATCTTCTGATCTCCTGGCTCGTCCACATGGCGGCAGGCGTACCGTTCCTCGGCTTCACCCCGCCACGTCCGCTGCGGATCTTCTACCTGCAGGCCGAGATCCAGTATCACTACCTGCGGGAACGGCTGATGCAGATCGCCCTGCCGCCAGAGGTCCTAGCCGCCGCCCGCGACACCTTCGTCGCCACGCCCAAGCTGAAGATGCTGCTCGACAGCGAGGGCAGTGTGCGCGTGGCGCGCGCCGTTCAAACCGCCTTCCCGGATGCGCCAGTGGACATCCTCTGCGTCGACCCGATCCGGAACTTGTTCGACGGTGGGCCCGATGGCGGCGGCGAAAACGACAACACCGCGATGATGTTCTTCCTGAAGGAACGCATCGAAGTCCTGCGCGACCATATCGACCCTGACTGCGGGGTTATCCTGATCCACCACACCAAGAAGCTCAGCAAGCAGCAGGTGAAGGACGATCCCTTCCTGGCCCTCTCCGGCGCCAGCGCTCTGCGCGGCTTCTACACCTCCGGCCTGATCTTGCATCGCCCCGATGAGGATGCTCCGGAACGGAAGCTGGAAATCGAGCTTCGGAACGGACCCGCGCTGCCACCCAAGTTGATCGACAAGGTCGGCGGCCAATGGGTCGAGATCAACCCGATGAACGAACGCCTGGTTCGCAAAGAGGCAGGCGCGAAGCATGATGCCGAACGGGATCGCAAGCGCGATGTCATCCTGTCGATCCTGATCGACGAGGCTGCCGACGGCAAACTCTACACCTCGACCCAGTTCCGCGAAGCGTTTGAGAACCAGCGTGGACTTGGCAGCCAGTTCACAATTCGCGACCGCATCAATGTGCTGGCCACCAAAGGCCACATCCGCTTCCTGCGCGACGGCACACAATTCGGCCACTCCGTGGTCCGGTCGCGCTTCGGCTATCTCTGCGCTGAAGGCATGGTGTTCGGCCGCAAAGGCCGGATTGATCCGGAGACCGGGGAGGTCCTGGACAGCGTCATTCCGGTCGTCCCGAGCCACTACAAATCACCCTCCAACGGGCAGTGCATGGACCTCGCAGACCCTTCCGATTGGTCGATCCAGGAGGGTGAAAATGCCTGA